One Cereibacter sphaeroides 2.4.1 genomic window carries:
- a CDS encoding AraC family transcriptional regulator, translating into MQRDEIGGFAEDGSPVIGRITSFTPGTMPEAHAHWRGQLAWCPDRPVTVETGGRLHLLSPGMAIWLPPTHRHRIRAEGARKSVSLYTRPAAAPLPKAPTPFPLEALEAELLRTLAGSSRADRQEPAFARLTAVLWDRLARPAPAPTLPLPTDPRLRRIALAHLDGADHSLDHWAAALALSRRSLQRLARRDTGQSWTTWMRDLRLARAIAPLMAGKSVQHAAHAAGYATASGFVAAFQAAHGITPGQLQRRIES; encoded by the coding sequence ATGCAGCGCGATGAGATCGGAGGATTTGCCGAGGATGGAAGCCCGGTGATCGGCAGGATCACGAGCTTCACACCCGGCACAATGCCCGAGGCGCATGCGCACTGGCGCGGGCAGCTCGCCTGGTGCCCGGACCGGCCGGTGACGGTCGAGACAGGAGGCCGGCTGCATCTTCTCTCTCCCGGCATGGCGATCTGGCTTCCACCGACGCACCGCCACCGCATCCGGGCCGAGGGCGCGCGGAAATCGGTCAGCCTCTACACCCGACCCGCCGCGGCGCCACTGCCCAAGGCCCCCACACCTTTCCCTCTCGAAGCGCTGGAGGCCGAACTTCTCCGCACTCTCGCAGGGTCCAGCCGCGCCGACCGGCAAGAGCCCGCCTTCGCCCGGCTGACGGCCGTGCTGTGGGACCGGCTTGCGCGCCCCGCCCCCGCGCCCACGCTGCCGCTACCAACCGACCCGCGCCTGCGTCGTATCGCTCTGGCACATCTCGATGGGGCCGACCATTCGCTCGACCACTGGGCCGCGGCACTGGCGCTGTCGCGGCGCAGCCTGCAACGGCTCGCCCGTCGCGACACCGGGCAGAGCTGGACCACCTGGATGCGAGACCTGCGGTTGGCACGCGCAATTGCCCCGTTGATGGCCGGCAAGAGCGTGCAACATGCAGCCCATGCTGCCGGCTACGCCACAGCGAGCGGCTTCGTGGCCGCCTTTCAGGCCGCCCATGGGATCACGCCCGGTCAGTTGCAGCGTCGGATCGAGAGCTGA
- a CDS encoding RNA polymerase sigma factor — MQSEHLLQLYVSERERMERQIARRIGCASLARDIVHDIFLRLWERATRLNGEPAAYLSRCARNAAVDHLRAEQARARLLAEAARRDEGLHAPSAEDAMGARDALQRIDLALLALPEKTRHIFLLNRVHGRSFSEIAGAFGMSERAVAKHMAKAVAACAAAAEVGA; from the coding sequence GTGCAGTCCGAACACCTCCTTCAGCTCTACGTCTCGGAACGCGAGCGGATGGAGCGGCAGATCGCCCGCCGGATCGGCTGCGCGAGCCTCGCGCGTGACATCGTCCATGACATCTTCCTGCGTCTGTGGGAGCGTGCCACGCGGCTGAACGGGGAGCCTGCGGCCTATCTCAGTCGCTGCGCGCGCAACGCGGCCGTCGATCACCTGCGCGCGGAGCAGGCCCGGGCGCGGCTGCTGGCCGAGGCCGCCCGACGCGACGAGGGTCTGCATGCGCCCTCGGCGGAAGACGCGATGGGCGCCCGCGACGCGCTGCAGCGGATCGATCTGGCTCTGCTCGCCCTGCCGGAGAAGACCCGGCACATCTTCCTGCTCAACCGCGTCCATGGCCGGAGCTTTTCCGAAATCGCCGGAGCTTTCGGCATGTCGGAGCGCGCGGTGGCCAAGCACATGGCCAAGGCCGTCGCCGCCTGCGCCGCCGCCGCAGAGGTCGGGGCTTGA
- a CDS encoding RBBP9/YdeN family alpha/beta hydrolase translates to MGRRFVMVPGIGGSGPEHWQSHWESLYPNTLRIEPNSWDEPDLADWFAALDRAVAAAPYPPVLVCHSLGCLLFAHWRAASSRAIAAAFLVAVPDPSGPAFPAQAKAFGALPATGFGERPVLAVASENDPYDPEASAIAWAVRQGAWPRRLGPRGHLNEASNIGAWPEGQELLADFLDKIGE, encoded by the coding sequence ATGGGGCGTCGTTTCGTTATGGTGCCGGGCATCGGGGGATCCGGCCCTGAGCATTGGCAGAGCCATTGGGAAAGTCTCTATCCGAACACCCTCCGGATAGAGCCGAATTCCTGGGATGAGCCCGACCTTGCGGACTGGTTCGCCGCCCTGGACCGGGCGGTCGCCGCAGCACCTTATCCGCCGGTGCTGGTATGCCATTCGCTCGGGTGCCTGCTCTTTGCCCACTGGCGTGCGGCGTCGTCCCGTGCCATCGCCGCGGCATTTCTTGTTGCCGTGCCGGACCCGAGCGGGCCGGCTTTCCCGGCGCAGGCAAAGGCATTCGGAGCGCTACCTGCAACGGGGTTTGGTGAGCGGCCGGTGTTGGCCGTCGCAAGTGAGAACGATCCCTATGATCCGGAGGCGAGTGCGATAGCCTGGGCTGTCAGACAAGGCGCCTGGCCGCGTCGTCTCGGCCCAAGGGGCCATTTGAACGAGGCGTCGAACATCGGCGCCTGGCCCGAAGGCCAAGAGCTTCTGGCAGATTTCCTGGACAAGATCGGAGAGTAG
- a CDS encoding TonB-dependent siderophore receptor produces the protein MARLLTTALLCGAALPVLAQGVPHRFDIPAKPVTRAVNDIGRVAGLSIVMPDEGAVAVRGNPVQGAMSVEAAMETLLAGTGLSWRFANAGTIHVFQRIPAGAADGSAGVMLERIRVAGDGNGATSFVAGASGTASKSGTPVLEVPQSVSVIGPRQLEAQGARSVTEALRYVPGVNIETYGPDPKGFEWIMLRGFNGQSSSAYLDGLRQIASNYSHFRTDPHQLETIEVLRGPSSALYGQSDAGGVVGKTSKRPVTEPLREAELSYGSFATTQAAVDFGGALTEDKTLSYRLVGVARDGNTQFSYGDGTRMKDDRLMLAPSITWAPTDATSLTVTAQALRDRSGGTAIFFTPTDILVGDPNFSRSEQDQKTLGYEFSHRMDNGWTVRQNLRYGRVDFDLDMIAMIGADATGLTRQARRFSESLDSLAVDTNLLGEFQTGRLSHKLLIGLDHSRSDTDARRWNGTAPSLDPYAPVYGVDVPTPTTVAYDYTEEYRQTGLYVQDEIRLDRFLFTLGGRQDWLSTRTDDHLTGTAREVDLDNFSGRVGVSYLTDSGLVPYLSYSESFLPNAGLGSDGRTFDPTRGQQWELGAKYQPSGTDALLTVALFDITKSNVLTPELGPGGISTGYNIATGEIRSRGIEVEGKASLGSGWDIAANYSYSDVEITEDNAGNEGNRPALVPKSQASLWLNYSFGAGALDGLSLGGGLRHVGTSFGDNGNTIKVDGRTVIDLGASYALSETARLALNVTNLTDKEYFTTCASAYSCYEGDRRMVTAKIAIGF, from the coding sequence ATGGCCCGGCTGCTGACGACCGCGCTTCTCTGCGGAGCGGCGCTCCCCGTGCTGGCGCAAGGCGTGCCGCACCGGTTCGACATTCCGGCGAAACCCGTGACGCGGGCGGTCAATGACATCGGCCGCGTGGCCGGGCTCTCGATCGTGATGCCCGACGAGGGCGCTGTGGCGGTGCGGGGCAATCCGGTGCAGGGCGCGATGAGCGTCGAGGCGGCGATGGAGACGCTGCTTGCGGGCACCGGCCTCTCGTGGCGCTTCGCCAATGCGGGCACGATCCACGTCTTCCAGCGCATCCCCGCGGGCGCGGCGGACGGCTCGGCCGGCGTGATGCTCGAGCGGATCCGGGTGGCGGGCGACGGCAACGGGGCCACGAGCTTCGTCGCGGGCGCCAGCGGCACGGCCAGCAAGAGCGGCACGCCCGTTCTGGAAGTGCCGCAGTCGGTCAGCGTGATCGGCCCGCGCCAGCTGGAGGCGCAGGGCGCCCGCTCGGTCACCGAGGCGCTGCGCTATGTGCCGGGCGTCAACATCGAAACCTACGGCCCGGACCCCAAGGGCTTCGAATGGATCATGCTGCGCGGCTTCAACGGCCAGTCCTCCAGCGCCTATCTCGACGGGCTGCGCCAGATCGCCTCGAACTACAGCCATTTCCGCACCGATCCGCACCAGCTCGAGACGATCGAAGTGCTGCGCGGGCCGTCCTCGGCCCTCTATGGGCAGTCCGATGCGGGCGGCGTGGTCGGCAAGACCTCGAAGCGGCCGGTCACCGAACCGCTGCGCGAGGCCGAACTTTCCTACGGCAGCTTCGCCACGACGCAGGCGGCGGTCGATTTCGGGGGCGCGCTCACCGAGGACAAGACGCTCTCCTACCGGCTGGTCGGCGTGGCGCGCGACGGGAACACGCAATTTTCCTACGGCGACGGCACGCGGATGAAGGACGACCGGCTGATGCTGGCGCCCTCGATCACCTGGGCACCCACCGACGCCACCAGCCTGACCGTCACGGCGCAGGCGCTGCGCGACCGCTCGGGCGGCACGGCGATCTTCTTCACGCCGACCGACATCCTCGTGGGCGACCCGAACTTCTCGCGGAGCGAGCAGGACCAGAAGACGCTGGGCTACGAGTTCAGCCACCGGATGGACAATGGCTGGACGGTGCGCCAGAACCTGCGTTACGGGCGCGTGGACTTCGATCTCGACATGATCGCCATGATCGGGGCGGATGCCACCGGCCTCACGCGGCAGGCGCGGCGCTTCTCGGAAAGCCTCGACAGCCTTGCGGTCGACACCAACCTCCTGGGCGAGTTCCAGACCGGGCGGCTCTCGCACAAGCTGCTGATCGGGCTCGACCATTCGCGCAGCGACACGGACGCGCGCCGCTGGAACGGCACCGCGCCCTCGCTCGATCCCTATGCGCCCGTCTATGGCGTGGACGTTCCCACCCCCACGACCGTGGCCTATGACTACACCGAAGAGTATCGCCAGACGGGTCTCTACGTTCAGGACGAAATCCGGCTGGATCGCTTCCTCTTCACGCTGGGCGGGCGTCAGGACTGGCTCAGCACCAGAACCGACGACCACCTGACCGGAACCGCGCGCGAGGTCGATCTCGACAATTTCTCGGGCCGGGTGGGGGTGAGCTACCTGACGGATTCGGGCCTCGTCCCCTACCTCAGCTATTCCGAGAGCTTCCTGCCGAACGCGGGCCTCGGCTCGGACGGCCGTACCTTCGATCCCACCCGCGGCCAGCAATGGGAGCTGGGAGCGAAGTATCAGCCCTCGGGCACGGACGCGCTGCTGACAGTGGCGCTGTTCGACATCACCAAGTCGAACGTGCTCACGCCCGAACTGGGGCCGGGCGGCATCTCGACCGGCTACAACATCGCCACAGGCGAGATCCGTTCGCGCGGGATCGAGGTCGAGGGCAAGGCCTCGCTCGGCTCGGGCTGGGACATTGCGGCGAACTACAGCTACAGCGATGTCGAGATCACCGAGGACAATGCCGGCAACGAGGGCAACCGCCCCGCGCTGGTGCCGAAGTCGCAGGCGTCGCTCTGGTTGAACTACAGCTTCGGCGCGGGCGCGCTGGACGGCCTCTCGCTCGGCGGCGGGCTGCGCCATGTGGGCACGAGCTTCGGCGACAACGGCAATACGATCAAGGTGGATGGCCGGACGGTGATCGACCTCGGCGCGAGCTATGCGCTGAGCGAGACCGCGCGGCTGGCGCTCAATGTGACGAACCTGACGGACAAGGAGTACTTCACCACCTGCGCCAGCGCCTATTCCTGCTACGAGGGCGACCGGCGGATGGTCACGGCCAAGATCGCCATCGGCTTCTGA
- the fhuB gene encoding Fe(3+)-hydroxamate ABC transporter permease FhuB: MARTLLLLLAGALTLQGLLPLLPEALAGDGLARLVLTQSSLPRLAMALLAGFLLSMAGEVCQRIFANPLAEPGLLGISGGASLALAAGLLLAPALWQAAPGLLALTGAAGALILVLAVAWGRGLHSQALVLAGVMVNLCAAAAHALLVLFNHDFLQELLTWQAGSLAQAGWQPGLGLLAQTAPVAGALWLMHRPLQLLMLGEETAEGLGLSVRRTKLLLLAAAAWITASVVATVGLIGFVGLAGPALARGLGGRSGGRSRPDLPRAGLWGAVLLLLADQTARLLSGLAGDVPVGAASGLFIGPLLVFLSLGSRSPDLPARPEPPALARPRRPMRALLPLALAVPVLLALALLIGRSEAGLHLTTARDLAAVLRWRLPPLLLAAGAGACLALSGLLLQRLLRNPLTSPDLLGVGHGAGLAFALAMVFLPESGLVSRFALTATGAGATLALVTLLAARVRFATSRLLLIGVGFGSTAQALLTLVLASGGPKGAALLSWFSGSTGSASLAQALLAWSVAIAVLAVALLLRRWFDLLALDEAVAAGRGLAVTPARAAGLALASLAAAAGTIALGPISFVGLIVPHLVATMGFRATAPAALASVATGASVMVLAQWVGGLLAWPWPISPGLLAALLGGPFFLWQLRKRAA; the protein is encoded by the coding sequence ATGGCGCGCACGCTTCTCCTTCTCCTCGCCGGCGCGCTCACGCTGCAAGGTCTGCTGCCCCTCTTGCCCGAGGCGCTGGCGGGCGACGGGCTCGCCCGGCTCGTGCTGACCCAGAGCAGCCTGCCGCGCCTCGCCATGGCGCTTCTCGCGGGGTTCCTTCTCTCGATGGCGGGCGAGGTCTGCCAGCGCATCTTCGCCAACCCGCTGGCCGAACCCGGGCTCCTCGGCATCTCGGGTGGCGCCTCGCTGGCACTGGCCGCAGGGCTGCTGCTGGCTCCGGCTCTCTGGCAGGCCGCGCCGGGGCTCCTTGCCCTGACCGGAGCCGCGGGGGCGCTGATCCTGGTGCTGGCCGTTGCATGGGGCCGCGGCCTGCACAGTCAGGCGCTGGTGCTCGCCGGCGTGATGGTCAATCTCTGCGCCGCGGCCGCCCATGCGCTTCTCGTCCTCTTCAACCACGATTTCCTGCAGGAGCTGCTGACATGGCAGGCCGGCTCGCTGGCGCAGGCCGGCTGGCAACCCGGCCTCGGCCTTCTCGCGCAGACCGCCCCCGTGGCGGGGGCGCTGTGGCTGATGCACCGGCCGCTCCAGCTTCTGATGCTGGGCGAGGAGACCGCAGAGGGCCTCGGCCTCTCCGTGCGCCGGACCAAGCTCCTGCTGCTCGCCGCCGCGGCCTGGATCACGGCTTCGGTGGTGGCGACGGTGGGCCTGATCGGCTTCGTGGGGCTCGCGGGCCCCGCGCTCGCCCGCGGCCTGGGCGGCAGGTCTGGGGGTCGCTCCCGGCCCGACCTGCCCCGCGCGGGACTCTGGGGCGCGGTCCTGCTGCTGCTTGCCGACCAGACGGCGCGGCTGCTCTCGGGTCTTGCCGGGGACGTCCCGGTCGGCGCGGCGTCAGGCCTCTTCATTGGACCGCTTCTCGTTTTTCTGTCGCTCGGATCGCGAAGCCCGGATCTTCCCGCGCGCCCCGAACCGCCGGCGCTCGCCCGGCCCCGGCGTCCGATGCGGGCACTGCTTCCTTTGGCGCTTGCCGTGCCTGTCCTGCTCGCCCTCGCGCTGCTGATCGGTCGCTCGGAAGCCGGCCTGCACCTCACCACGGCCAGGGATCTGGCCGCCGTCCTGCGCTGGCGCCTGCCGCCGCTGCTGCTCGCGGCCGGCGCAGGCGCCTGTCTTGCGCTCTCGGGCCTTCTGCTCCAGCGCCTCCTGCGCAACCCGCTGACGAGCCCCGACCTCCTCGGCGTCGGGCATGGGGCGGGCCTTGCCTTCGCGCTGGCCATGGTCTTCCTGCCGGAAAGCGGGCTCGTCTCGCGCTTCGCCCTGACGGCCACAGGCGCAGGAGCGACGCTGGCGCTGGTGACGCTGCTGGCCGCGCGGGTCCGGTTTGCGACCTCGCGTCTGCTGCTGATCGGCGTGGGGTTCGGCAGCACGGCGCAGGCGCTTCTGACGCTGGTGCTGGCCTCGGGCGGGCCGAAAGGCGCAGCGCTCCTCAGCTGGTTCTCCGGGTCCACCGGCAGCGCGAGCCTCGCCCAGGCTCTGCTGGCCTGGAGCGTGGCGATCGCGGTACTGGCGGTGGCGCTCCTCCTGCGGCGCTGGTTCGACCTGCTCGCGCTCGACGAGGCGGTCGCCGCAGGGCGCGGGCTGGCCGTGACGCCCGCCCGCGCTGCGGGGCTTGCGCTCGCGTCTCTTGCCGCTGCCGCGGGCACGATCGCCCTCGGTCCGATCAGCTTCGTCGGCCTGATCGTACCCCATCTCGTGGCGACAATGGGGTTCCGCGCCACCGCGCCGGCGGCCCTCGCTTCGGTCGCGACCGGCGCCTCGGTCATGGTCCTTGCGCAATGGGTGGGCGGGCTGCTGGCCTGGCCTTGGCCAATCTCGCCCGGCCTGCTCGCAGCGCTCCTGGGCGGCCCCTTCTTTCTCTGGCAACTCCGCAAGCGTGCCGCTTGA
- a CDS encoding ABC transporter ATP-binding protein → MTHSSPEFDLRQASVQIAGQQLLEGLDLRIARGSVTGILGPNGSGKSTLMRLMTRQLAPSAGQVLFRGRPLAAYAASDFARQLAHLPQTPPHVPGLTVAELVALGRFPWHGAFGRFGAEDRARQQDALRQAGLADQAESPVETLSGGERQRARIAMLLAQGAGCLLLDEPTSALDPAHQIEVLSLLRGLNRRQGLTVVMVLHDVNLAGRFCDDLVALRAGKILDSGPVADIMQPVRLQRIYDLPMLKLPHPDSGRALVVPREKGDGAPWERPRQ, encoded by the coding sequence ATGACCCACAGCTCTCCAGAATTCGACCTCCGTCAGGCGAGCGTGCAAATCGCCGGTCAGCAACTCCTTGAGGGGCTGGATCTCCGCATCGCCCGCGGCTCCGTGACCGGCATCCTCGGGCCTAACGGCTCGGGGAAATCGACCCTCATGCGCCTGATGACGCGGCAGCTCGCGCCCTCCGCCGGGCAAGTCCTGTTTCGCGGTCGACCTCTGGCCGCCTATGCCGCCAGCGACTTTGCCCGGCAACTGGCGCATCTGCCGCAGACGCCGCCCCACGTCCCCGGCCTGACGGTCGCCGAGCTGGTGGCGCTCGGCCGCTTTCCCTGGCACGGCGCCTTCGGCCGCTTCGGCGCCGAGGACCGCGCCCGCCAGCAGGACGCCCTGCGCCAGGCAGGCCTCGCCGACCAGGCCGAAAGCCCCGTGGAGACCCTTTCGGGCGGCGAGCGGCAGCGGGCCCGGATCGCCATGCTCCTCGCGCAGGGGGCGGGTTGCCTCCTCCTGGACGAGCCCACCTCCGCGCTCGATCCCGCGCATCAGATCGAGGTGTTGTCGCTCCTTCGCGGGCTCAACCGCCGGCAGGGGCTCACTGTGGTGATGGTGCTGCACGACGTGAACCTTGCCGGGCGCTTCTGCGACGATCTCGTGGCGCTGCGGGCCGGCAAGATCCTCGACAGCGGCCCTGTCGCCGACATCATGCAGCCCGTCCGCCTGCAGCGCATCTACGACCTGCCGATGCTGAAGCTGCCTCACCCGGACTCCGGTCGCGCACTGGTGGTGCCGAGGGAGAAAGGCGATGGAGCCCCCTGGGAACGGCCTAGGCAATGA
- a CDS encoding PaaI family thioesterase — protein MDKGFDHHVAARGLPFRQELTQQHGYFHAAGTSAIADSAGGYAHFLLFPEGSTVLTVEFKLNLISPAQGDFTEAVGRVIKNGRTLTICQLDVWGVDGERRKHVATGMQTLICLHDTPDLPASR, from the coding sequence CTGGACAAAGGCTTCGACCATCATGTAGCGGCTCGAGGTCTCCCGTTCCGCCAAGAACTCACGCAGCAGCATGGCTACTTCCATGCCGCCGGAACATCGGCCATCGCCGACAGCGCAGGCGGTTACGCTCATTTCCTCCTCTTCCCCGAAGGCAGTACGGTCCTGACGGTCGAGTTCAAACTGAACCTGATCAGCCCGGCGCAAGGAGATTTTACCGAGGCTGTCGGCCGCGTGATCAAGAATGGTCGCACACTGACCATCTGCCAGCTCGATGTATGGGGCGTTGATGGAGAACGCCGCAAACATGTCGCCACGGGGATGCAAACACTGATCTGCTTGCATGATACGCCAGACCTGCCCGCATCGCGCTAG
- a CDS encoding FecR family protein, with product MTGDRHPTEPQRAKARDLFVRLRGRALSKRELQVWLEEDPAHVAAWAEVEALWGETRAPGERLAEAEAGALSVYLAAMDRGARRRRVLRGGTVAVLALAIGLGGLWLRQPHLLQDLGADYASARGERRSVSLPDGSRVLLDADSAIRVDMDGPDRLLRLLRGAASFEVTRSPRPFRVRFGKGEVTVHGTVFDVRLLEDGGQIVLRQGRVSVRYPGLPVEQPLVPGEQFSVDGPGRPSVEAVDLAEASGWQDGRFAFYRMRLGDLVATLERYLPGHILIASRDLGDRRVSGSLDLDHPEAALESLRDTVGLTITRLPGSVRILRP from the coding sequence TTGACTGGGGATCGCCACCCGACCGAGCCGCAGCGCGCGAAAGCCCGTGACCTCTTTGTCCGCCTGCGCGGCCGCGCGCTGTCGAAGCGCGAACTGCAGGTCTGGCTCGAGGAGGATCCCGCGCATGTCGCCGCCTGGGCCGAGGTCGAAGCGCTCTGGGGCGAGACGCGCGCGCCCGGCGAGCGGCTTGCCGAAGCCGAGGCCGGGGCGCTCTCGGTCTATCTGGCGGCGATGGACCGGGGCGCCCGGCGGCGGCGCGTTCTGCGCGGCGGAACTGTGGCGGTGCTGGCCCTGGCGATCGGCCTTGGCGGCCTCTGGCTGCGCCAGCCCCATCTCCTGCAGGATCTCGGAGCGGATTACGCGAGCGCCCGGGGCGAGCGCCGCAGCGTCTCGTTGCCCGACGGCAGCCGGGTGCTCCTCGACGCGGACAGCGCGATCCGCGTCGACATGGACGGTCCCGACCGCCTTCTGCGGCTGCTGCGCGGAGCGGCCTCGTTCGAGGTCACCAGATCGCCGCGACCGTTCCGTGTGCGCTTCGGCAAGGGCGAGGTCACCGTGCATGGCACCGTCTTCGACGTCCGGCTGCTGGAGGACGGCGGCCAGATCGTCCTCAGGCAAGGCCGCGTGAGCGTCCGCTATCCCGGTCTGCCGGTCGAGCAGCCGCTGGTCCCGGGCGAGCAGTTCAGCGTCGACGGCCCGGGTCGGCCTTCCGTGGAAGCCGTGGACCTGGCCGAAGCATCGGGCTGGCAGGACGGCAGGTTCGCCTTCTACCGGATGCGGCTCGGCGATCTGGTCGCCACGCTGGAGCGCTATCTGCCGGGGCACATCCTCATTGCCTCGCGCGACCTCGGAGACAGGCGGGTGTCCGGCAGCCTCGATCTCGATCATCCCGAGGCGGCGCTCGAGTCGTTGCGCGACACGGTGGGGCTGACCATCACCCGCCTGCCCGGATCCGTCCGGATCCTGCGCCCCTAG
- a CDS encoding sulfite exporter TauE/SafE family protein has product MDMATIALLAGAGLLGGLCNAIAGGGTFFTFPALLAVGLPPVTAGATSAVAIWPGHAASLIGEGAVLRQDLIARPGRVTVFALASAAGAGLLLLSGDALFRQLVPWLLLFATLLFAAGPMLNRWLARCGVSIGPVSAACAEGGVALYGGYFGAGLGVLLLALLTVTGDDDLKRLNVVKNALATLATSIAVLIFAFGGAVVWGPAALVFLGATAGGVIGGRLARRVNPQTLRAAIVCLGLLLVWHYA; this is encoded by the coding sequence ATGGATATGGCGACAATCGCGCTGCTCGCGGGCGCAGGGCTGCTCGGCGGGCTGTGCAATGCGATCGCGGGCGGCGGCACGTTTTTTACCTTCCCGGCGCTGCTGGCCGTGGGGCTGCCGCCGGTGACGGCGGGCGCAACCAGCGCAGTGGCGATCTGGCCCGGCCATGCGGCCAGCCTGATCGGCGAAGGCGCGGTGCTGCGTCAGGACCTGATCGCGCGGCCCGGGCGCGTCACGGTGTTTGCGCTGGCCTCGGCGGCGGGGGCCGGGCTGTTGCTGCTGTCGGGAGATGCACTGTTCCGGCAGTTGGTCCCCTGGCTGCTGCTTTTCGCGACGCTGCTGTTTGCGGCAGGGCCCATGCTCAACCGCTGGCTTGCCCGCTGCGGGGTGTCGATCGGGCCAGTCAGCGCCGCGTGCGCCGAGGGGGGCGTGGCCCTTTATGGTGGCTACTTTGGGGCAGGGCTGGGGGTGCTGCTGCTGGCGCTGCTGACCGTGACGGGAGACGACGATCTGAAGCGGCTGAACGTGGTCAAGAATGCTCTGGCGACACTTGCGACCAGTATCGCCGTCCTGATCTTCGCCTTTGGCGGCGCGGTCGTCTGGGGGCCGGCTGCCCTGGTCTTCCTGGGGGCGACGGCAGGTGGTGTCATCGGTGGCCGGCTGGCGCGCCGGGTGAACCCGCAAACCCTGCGCGCCGCGATCGTCTGCCTCGGCCTGTTGCTGGTCTGGCACTACGCGTGA
- a CDS encoding LysE family translocator, translated as MDVATALLSFSIAAALLTITPGLDTALVLRTAAVEGPRRAMLAGAGVVTGVLAWGLIAALGLGAVLAVSELAYRCLQLAGAAYLIWLGIGMLRGALRAREPGLPKVMAPSAPNWFLRGVMTNLLNPKVGVFYISFLPQFLPVGVSVVPFSVLLAGIHASMGLIFFAALTAATVPFQNALNGPRLPRLLDGVTGSVLIGFALRLLTERRVG; from the coding sequence ATGGACGTTGCAACTGCATTGCTGAGCTTTTCCATTGCAGCGGCTTTGCTGACGATCACACCGGGGCTCGATACAGCCCTCGTTCTGCGGACGGCGGCGGTCGAGGGGCCGCGCCGGGCGATGCTGGCGGGGGCAGGGGTGGTGACCGGGGTGCTGGCATGGGGATTGATTGCGGCTTTGGGGCTCGGTGCTGTGCTGGCCGTGTCGGAACTGGCTTACCGTTGTCTTCAGCTTGCCGGCGCGGCCTACCTGATCTGGCTGGGTATCGGGATGTTGCGGGGAGCGTTGCGTGCGCGAGAGCCGGGCCTGCCCAAGGTCATGGCGCCTTCCGCACCAAATTGGTTCCTGCGCGGGGTAATGACCAACCTTCTTAACCCCAAGGTCGGTGTCTTCTATATCAGCTTCCTGCCGCAGTTTCTGCCCGTGGGCGTTTCGGTGGTGCCGTTCAGCGTCCTGCTCGCGGGGATACACGCGTCGATGGGGCTGATCTTTTTTGCAGCGCTGACTGCCGCGACAGTGCCGTTTCAGAATGCCCTGAACGGCCCTCGCCTGCCTCGGCTCCTCGACGGGGTCACCGGCAGTGTCTTGATCGGGTTCGCCCTGCGACTGCTGACGGAGCGGCGCGTGGGATGA
- a CDS encoding ABC transporter substrate-binding protein — MISRRPLLAGLVALTLPVPARATAGPRLAVIDWAAAETLIALDRPPLAISDSGYFASRMPFDLPPGVVDIGPFWEINLEYLARLAPDRIIAPASALMMTPRIAAIAPVEIVPTETDGSRLDLAADLARQMAATAGLAPDSAARLVAGTEAVLTTEDRRVPADRGSVLVCVPDLSGRLFTLYGRGSLPDAVLARMGLANAWTGPVTALGTYRASLEELIRLEDATILLVEIASMRPRTERMLRASALWRAVPAVASGRAHWIGSFYPQGALLSARHLAETVAAALMQG, encoded by the coding sequence ATGATCTCGCGCCGTCCTCTCCTCGCGGGCCTTGTGGCCCTGACCCTCCCCGTCCCTGCGCGGGCGACGGCCGGCCCACGGCTGGCCGTCATCGACTGGGCAGCGGCCGAGACGCTGATCGCGCTCGACCGACCGCCGCTCGCGATCTCGGACAGCGGCTATTTCGCCAGCCGCATGCCGTTCGACCTGCCGCCGGGCGTGGTCGACATCGGGCCCTTCTGGGAGATCAACCTCGAATATCTGGCGCGGCTCGCGCCCGACAGGATCATCGCGCCGGCCTCGGCGCTGATGATGACGCCGCGCATCGCCGCAATCGCCCCGGTGGAGATCGTGCCGACCGAGACGGATGGCAGCCGGCTCGATCTCGCCGCCGATCTCGCGCGCCAGATGGCCGCCACCGCAGGCCTCGCGCCGGACAGCGCTGCACGGCTTGTGGCCGGGACGGAGGCGGTCCTGACGACCGAGGACCGGCGTGTGCCGGCGGACCGCGGCTCCGTCCTCGTCTGCGTCCCCGACCTCTCGGGGCGGCTCTTCACCCTCTACGGTCGTGGCAGCCTGCCCGACGCGGTGCTGGCGCGGATGGGCCTCGCCAACGCCTGGACGGGCCCGGTCACTGCGCTCGGCACCTACCGCGCCTCTCTCGAGGAGCTGATCCGGCTGGAAGACGCCACCATCCTGCTGGTCGAGATCGCCTCGATGCGGCCGCGGACCGAGCGGATGCTGCGGGCGAGCGCCCTCTGGCGCGCGGTGCCCGCCGTCGCGTCGGGGCGTGCGCACTGGATCGGCAGCTTCTATCCGCAGGGCGCGCTGCTCTCGGCCCGGCATCTGGCCGAAACGGTCGCCGCGGCCCTCATGCAAGGCTGA